Within Pelistega ratti, the genomic segment AGCCTCTATCCTAACAGCAGGATTAATTGGTGAACAATATATTGGACTTTCTGCTGGTGCTGAAGAAGAGAATCTTAAAAATGGTAGCGAGATTCTCTATACACAAAGTGCTGTTGTATTGGAAGATTTAATTAGCAAATTCTTATTCTCTACCGCCGAAAAACAAGGCACTGCAACCGAATCAACGGTACAATAAACCACTTTAGGTATCATTTGCCCTTATAGAACAATAGTTATTACCCAAAAGGATTTTTATGTCATACAAAAAATATTCCAGAATGGCTGTCCTAGGAAGTACCCTACTCTTAGGCGCTTGTGCTACAGTTGAGAACCCTAGCCCTGATGATCCTTTAGAAAGCTATAACCGCACCATGTTTAATATCAATGAAAAAATTGATAAAGCCGTACTTCGCCCAATTGCTAAAGGTTATACCGCTGTTGTCCCCAACCCTGTACGTACGTGCGTTAATAATATCTTTGGTAATCTTGGTGATGTTTGGTCTGGGATTAATAGTCTTTTACAGGGACGAGGCTTAGACTTTGTTAATACCTTAGGACGCGTATTAATGAACACCACGGTTGGTGTTGGCGGATGTTTTGATGTTGCCACAGCCAACGGTGCCAAAAAAATCCCTAATGACTTTGGTACTACTTTAGGGGTTTGGGGTTTTGGTGATGGTGCTTATGTTGTTCTACCTGTGCTCGGTGCAAGCTCTATTCGTGATACGGCTGGTTTAGCAGGTGATGGAATTGGTATTTATAATCTATACCTATCTCCTTCTTCTATTGAGAATGTTCCTGTTCGTAATTCAATCATTGGTTTAGAAGTCGTCAATAAACGAGCAAGCCTATTAGATGCAGATGATATTGCAACTGATATTGCCTTAGATAAGTAT encodes:
- a CDS encoding MlaA family lipoprotein; translation: MSYKKYSRMAVLGSTLLLGACATVENPSPDDPLESYNRTMFNINEKIDKAVLRPIAKGYTAVVPNPVRTCVNNIFGNLGDVWSGINSLLQGRGLDFVNTLGRVLMNTTVGVGGCFDVATANGAKKIPNDFGTTLGVWGFGDGAYVVLPVLGASSIRDTAGLAGDGIGIYNLYLSPSSIENVPVRNSIIGLEVVNKRASLLDADDIATDIALDKYSFVRDAYKQNRQALLRSKFADEITDGTPPTAHLAIDTTESGNVIYGQERRTEYRKKLREKRLEKFRSFDQIATPEYEDPGE